The Sulfurospirillum halorespirans DSM 13726 genome has a window encoding:
- the trpC gene encoding indole-3-glycerol phosphate synthase TrpC, translating to MILDEIIKRTREDLEKKKKEYTIDWLGRSLAFNPFMPRDVKPYLKATPQNPYRIIAEVKKASPSKGVIKADFDPLLIAKAYELGGADAISVLTEPHYFQGNLEYLTQIRRYVPTPLLRKDFIVDEYQILEALVYGADFILLIAKALSKAELKHLLEYALRLGLEVLVEIHDKEDLVKAIFAGANIIGINHRNLETFEMDMSLTEKLMPLIPQGKIIVAESGLNDKETIQHLSKIGADAFLIGEHFMRQPDIQTALEAFKKVD from the coding sequence ATGATTTTAGACGAAATTATCAAACGCACGCGTGAGGATTTAGAAAAGAAGAAAAAAGAGTACACGATTGATTGGTTAGGTAGAAGCCTTGCATTTAACCCGTTTATGCCACGTGATGTGAAGCCTTATCTTAAAGCAACGCCTCAAAATCCGTATCGTATCATTGCCGAAGTGAAAAAAGCCAGCCCTAGTAAAGGGGTGATCAAAGCTGATTTTGACCCTCTGTTGATTGCCAAAGCGTATGAATTAGGAGGTGCTGATGCTATCTCTGTGCTTACTGAGCCTCATTATTTTCAAGGAAACTTGGAGTACTTAACCCAAATTCGTCGTTATGTTCCCACACCCTTGTTGCGTAAAGATTTCATTGTTGATGAGTACCAAATCTTAGAAGCGCTGGTGTATGGGGCTGATTTTATCTTATTGATCGCAAAAGCGCTCTCCAAAGCAGAACTCAAGCACCTTTTAGAGTACGCATTACGACTAGGGCTTGAAGTTTTAGTCGAAATTCATGACAAAGAAGACCTCGTTAAAGCCATCTTTGCAGGAGCAAATATCATCGGAATTAACCACCGAAACCTAGAGACCTTTGAGATGGATATGAGTTTAACCGAGAAACTGATGCCACTCATTCCGCAAGGAAAAATCATCGTGGCAGAGAGCGGATTGAATGACAAAGAGACGATTCAGCACTTAAGTAAAATCGGTGCGGATGCCTTTTTAATTGGTGAACATTTTATGCGTCAGCCTGATATTCAAACAGCGCTCGAAGCCTTTAAGAAAGTTGACTAA
- a CDS encoding HIT family protein, producing MDYMYAPWRDTYFSDKPEGCVFCNISEHPELDEQHHVLYRDVLCFIVMNRYPYTPGHFMVIPHHHTDAVETLEPEVWLHLSFIVQRCVKMLKEGIGAQGVNLGMNLGKSGGAGIAEHIHYHVIPRWMGDTNFITTIADTRVYGTDFEKIYTHLKGLVPEYLAC from the coding sequence ATGGATTACATGTATGCTCCTTGGAGGGATACTTATTTTAGTGATAAACCCGAAGGGTGCGTCTTTTGCAACATAAGTGAGCATCCAGAGCTGGATGAGCAGCATCATGTTTTGTACCGCGATGTACTCTGCTTTATCGTCATGAATCGTTATCCTTACACGCCTGGGCATTTTATGGTGATTCCACATCATCACACCGATGCGGTTGAAACACTGGAACCCGAAGTGTGGCTGCATCTCTCGTTCATCGTGCAACGCTGTGTGAAGATGCTTAAAGAGGGTATTGGCGCGCAAGGGGTGAATCTTGGGATGAACCTTGGCAAAAGTGGCGGAGCAGGCATTGCAGAGCACATTCACTACCATGTGATTCCACGTTGGATGGGCGATACCAATTTTATTACCACCATCGCTGACACCAGAGTTTATGGAACCGATTTTGAAAAAATCTATACCCATCTTAAAGGTCTCGTTCCTGAGTATCTGGCATGCTGA
- the mnmH gene encoding tRNA 2-selenouridine(34) synthase MnmH, which translates to MLIELDIDTFISQKSEFDLLIDARSPKEFYESHIADAQNFYALSDAEHQEVGTLYKQVSRNDAKILGARYICQNVASHLERIAKEYKIGSKIGIYCARGGLRSSSIAIILSHIGYQVYRLQGGYKQYRMHVLTFLENLPHHHFIVLGGNTGCGKSELLQSLHPSIDLENLANHLGSSFGSIKGAQPSQKAFENSLCEILHTIDPNATIFIEAESKRMGKCTIPALLHVRILEGYRVEITAPLAQRVERILKDYQMITPAFFYQSMQMIAPYIKKTVKDDVLRAYEEGDLAQVAKILLVEYYDLVYKKPRHSDITLDNADEMATLEALRSLHVKRSAV; encoded by the coding sequence ATGCTGATTGAGCTTGACATTGACACCTTTATTTCCCAGAAATCAGAGTTTGATCTTTTAATCGACGCTCGTAGCCCCAAAGAATTTTATGAATCCCACATCGCAGATGCTCAAAACTTTTATGCCCTGAGTGACGCAGAACACCAAGAAGTCGGCACACTCTACAAACAAGTCTCACGCAATGACGCAAAAATACTGGGTGCTCGTTACATTTGCCAAAATGTAGCATCGCATCTTGAACGAATCGCAAAAGAGTACAAAATCGGCTCAAAAATCGGCATCTATTGCGCTAGAGGAGGGCTGAGATCAAGCTCTATCGCGATTATCCTCTCGCACATTGGCTATCAAGTCTACAGACTTCAAGGTGGCTATAAACAGTACCGTATGCATGTGCTCACCTTTCTTGAAAATTTACCCCATCACCATTTCATCGTCCTTGGTGGCAATACGGGCTGTGGAAAAAGTGAACTCTTGCAATCGCTTCATCCTTCCATCGATCTTGAAAACCTTGCCAACCATCTGGGTTCGAGCTTTGGAAGTATTAAAGGCGCACAACCCAGTCAAAAAGCGTTTGAAAATAGTTTATGCGAAATTTTACATACAATTGATCCTAATGCCACGATATTCATTGAAGCTGAAAGTAAACGCATGGGCAAATGCACCATTCCAGCGCTTTTACATGTAAGAATCTTAGAAGGGTATCGTGTCGAAATTACGGCACCGCTTGCGCAACGCGTTGAGCGAATACTTAAAGACTATCAGATGATTACGCCTGCCTTTTTTTACCAATCGATGCAGATGATTGCGCCGTACATTAAAAAAACCGTGAAAGACGATGTTTTACGCGCATACGAAGAGGGCGATCTTGCGCAAGTCGCGAAGATACTTTTGGTTGAGTATTATGATCTTGTCTATAAAAAACCGCGTCATAGCGATATAACCCTTGATAATGCCGATGAAATGGCAACTTTGGAAGCTCTTAGATCTTTACATGTAAAACGCTCAGCCGTTTAA
- a CDS encoding DUF4198 domain-containing protein, producing the protein MKVLLASLVCASSLFAHFQTVMTDKTVIEQGGNTKVSIQYEFTHPFEQNLMNMEKPKEAGVFMDGKKTSFLGSFQAVEKNKLTTWKSEYTIKEPGVYQFYVDPVPYFEPAEEKFIRHQTKTIVDAFGSGEGWDKPIGLKAEIIPLSRPYSLYAGNLFSAQVLYKGKPVPNAEVEVEFYNTKGLKAPNEMYVTQVYKADKNGVFHVALPLEGWWGFAALMDDDEKIKKDGKSYPVELGAVLWLKTEAMK; encoded by the coding sequence ATGAAAGTATTATTGGCATCGCTTGTGTGTGCATCGTCACTGTTTGCGCATTTTCAAACCGTTATGACAGATAAAACCGTCATTGAGCAAGGTGGGAACACGAAAGTTTCTATTCAATACGAATTTACCCATCCCTTTGAGCAAAATCTTATGAACATGGAAAAGCCTAAAGAGGCGGGTGTTTTTATGGACGGAAAAAAGACATCGTTTTTAGGTTCATTCCAAGCTGTCGAAAAAAACAAACTTACGACGTGGAAGAGTGAATATACAATAAAAGAGCCCGGTGTCTATCAATTTTATGTCGATCCTGTGCCTTATTTTGAACCTGCAGAAGAGAAATTTATCCGCCATCAAACCAAAACCATTGTGGACGCCTTTGGCTCAGGCGAGGGTTGGGATAAACCCATTGGTCTTAAAGCAGAAATTATCCCACTTTCTCGCCCTTATTCACTCTATGCAGGCAATCTGTTTAGCGCCCAAGTGCTTTACAAAGGCAAACCCGTTCCAAATGCTGAAGTGGAAGTCGAGTTTTACAACACCAAAGGACTTAAAGCACCCAATGAAATGTACGTCACACAAGTCTACAAAGCTGATAAAAATGGTGTCTTTCATGTCGCACTTCCACTTGAAGGCTGGTGGGGCTTTGCTGCTTTGATGGATGATGATGAAAAAATTAAAAAAGATGGTAAAAGTTACCCTGTTGAGTTGGGTGCGGTGCTGTGGCTCAAAACGGAGGCAATGAAATAA
- the cbiM gene encoding cobalt transporter CbiM — translation MHLSEGLLRPEILIGGAVVSAAFTLYAFKTLKDDEIPKTAVLSALFFLASFIHVPIGPTSVHLVLGGIVGAMLGFRAFIAIFVALLLQGVLFGFGGLTTLGINLFNLATPTLVGYWLFMLPTTKRWQKDLLWFLVGFVPLALSAFLLSLTLALNGDAFVDASKLALLAHLPIMFIEGFITLFALRFIEKVSPHLLHVKEHYVTHRAA, via the coding sequence ATGCACCTCAGTGAAGGCTTACTCAGACCTGAGATCTTAATCGGTGGAGCAGTCGTTTCGGCTGCTTTTACCCTGTATGCGTTTAAAACACTCAAAGATGACGAGATTCCCAAAACGGCCGTACTTTCAGCGCTGTTTTTTTTGGCGTCGTTCATTCATGTACCCATTGGTCCCACATCGGTGCATCTTGTCTTAGGCGGCATTGTAGGTGCAATGCTGGGTTTTCGTGCTTTTATCGCTATCTTTGTCGCTCTTTTACTCCAAGGCGTTCTTTTTGGCTTTGGCGGACTCACCACACTTGGTATTAATCTTTTCAATCTTGCCACGCCTACGCTGGTCGGCTATTGGCTTTTTATGCTTCCTACCACCAAACGCTGGCAAAAAGATCTGCTCTGGTTTTTAGTCGGTTTCGTTCCTTTAGCCCTTTCTGCCTTCTTACTTTCACTTACCCTAGCTCTCAATGGTGACGCGTTTGTGGATGCCTCAAAACTAGCTCTTTTAGCGCACTTACCGATTATGTTTATCGAAGGATTTATCACGCTTTTTGCGCTTCGTTTCATTGAAAAAGTCTCCCCACATCTTTTACATGTAAAGGAGCATTATGTTACGCATCGGGCTGCTTAG
- a CDS encoding energy-coupling factor transporter transmembrane component T family protein yields MDQTQTQPHIASTTALLLALLYSTVVALQEHLYLPMLLPLLLLGWIHKASLGNIFKRLFLLNTLIAIVVASMLWQKNYELALLVFLRSNFILLFIVMLFQGKDEFSIAIAMHRLRLPHKLTSIFFFTAKSIFLIKREFSLFKNTLHVRGFTPKTNLLTYKTMAGFVGILFIKALERSFWLQKAMQLRGFCGEVYTLEAHQGFSTYDRLLAFITILSLLWRQGALL; encoded by the coding sequence TTGGATCAAACGCAAACCCAGCCACACATAGCTTCCACAACAGCACTTCTTTTAGCGCTGTTGTATAGCACTGTTGTGGCATTACAAGAGCATCTTTATCTCCCCATGCTTCTACCACTGTTGTTGCTTGGCTGGATTCATAAAGCATCACTTGGGAATATTTTCAAGCGACTCTTTTTACTTAATACCTTGATTGCCATCGTCGTTGCAAGCATGCTGTGGCAAAAGAATTATGAGCTTGCACTGCTTGTTTTTTTACGATCCAATTTTATTTTGCTCTTTATTGTGATGCTTTTTCAGGGCAAAGATGAATTTTCCATCGCCATTGCGATGCACCGTTTGCGTCTGCCACATAAACTCACCTCCATCTTCTTTTTCACGGCAAAGTCCATTTTTCTCATCAAACGTGAGTTTTCTCTCTTTAAAAACACGTTACATGTAAGAGGCTTTACTCCTAAAACCAATCTGTTGACCTATAAAACGATGGCGGGATTTGTGGGAATTTTGTTCATTAAAGCGCTGGAGCGTTCATTTTGGCTTCAAAAAGCGATGCAACTGCGTGGTTTTTGTGGCGAAGTCTATACGTTAGAAGCGCATCAAGGCTTTAGCACGTACGATCGTTTGCTTGCATTTATCACGATTTTATCGTTACTTTGGCGACAAGGAGCCCTTTTATGA
- a CDS encoding energy-coupling factor ABC transporter ATP-binding protein, with translation MSCSVNIKNLSTSRDGVRLYENVTLDVSHKEKIAIIGPNGCGKTTLLEIIAGLRPLEEGTLELFHQPMNSLDEFKSMRHLIGYLFQDSDNQFLAPVVEDDVAFSLLASGISKEEAKLKTAMMLQDLGISHLAKKIVYHLSGGEKKLVALAGVLIMEPKLMLLDEPTNGLDQAMQLRLIDILGRIDKSIIIVSHHKEFIELVVEKIYEITPTGLSCSVNLKNESNHHHDHGDHPHSH, from the coding sequence ATGAGCTGTTCGGTTAATATCAAAAATCTCTCCACCTCTCGCGATGGTGTGCGTTTGTATGAAAATGTGACACTGGATGTCTCGCACAAAGAGAAGATCGCCATTATTGGTCCTAATGGGTGTGGTAAAACAACACTTTTGGAGATCATCGCAGGACTTCGACCTTTAGAAGAGGGCACCTTAGAACTCTTTCATCAACCGATGAACTCTTTGGATGAGTTTAAAAGCATGCGTCATCTCATCGGCTACTTGTTTCAAGACTCGGACAATCAATTTTTAGCCCCTGTGGTCGAAGATGATGTCGCCTTTAGCCTTTTAGCCAGTGGTATTTCCAAAGAAGAGGCAAAACTCAAAACAGCGATGATGCTTCAAGACTTGGGCATCTCACATTTAGCGAAAAAGATTGTCTATCATCTCTCAGGCGGAGAGAAAAAACTGGTCGCACTGGCAGGTGTTTTGATTATGGAGCCCAAACTAATGCTTTTGGATGAACCTACTAATGGGCTTGATCAAGCGATGCAACTGCGTTTAATTGATATTTTAGGGCGCATTGATAAGAGTATTATTATTGTCTCGCATCACAAGGAGTTTATTGAGTTGGTGGTCGAAAAGATTTATGAAATCACACCCACAGGACTTAGCTGTTCGGTCAATCTTAAAAATGAGAGTAACCACCACCATGATCATGGCGATCACCCTCATTCACATTAG
- the pdxA gene encoding 4-hydroxythreonine-4-phosphate dehydrogenase, giving the protein MKKIAISIGDLNGIGLEIALRSHNEVKKHCYPLYCINENMLGWGAALLGLDVPSDFEIRDCGKVFEIEPGVCTAEAGESSYDSFITAVALAKSNEVSGIVTLPINKESWAMSGLEYKGHTDALSDLLGCEAIMMLGCEEMFTILYTHHIPLRDVPHEIKAKKLKPFLLKVYEELGAERIAVLGLNPHAGDHGVIGDEDAEIEKAILKVNHFLEREVFVGPLVPDIAFSKNNRENFTYFVCMYHDQGLIPLKTLYFDESINVSLNAGVVRTSVDHGTAFDIAYKDGNPSCLSYINAIKEAVKLSSGKEPLLTF; this is encoded by the coding sequence ATGAAAAAAATAGCCATCAGTATTGGTGATTTAAACGGCATTGGCTTAGAAATTGCCTTGCGCTCACATAACGAAGTGAAAAAGCATTGCTATCCTCTCTACTGCATCAATGAAAATATGCTGGGCTGGGGAGCCGCGCTTTTAGGATTGGATGTTCCAAGTGATTTTGAGATACGTGACTGTGGGAAAGTTTTTGAGATAGAACCAGGTGTGTGCACTGCAGAAGCGGGTGAAAGCTCGTATGACTCGTTTATCACCGCGGTCGCACTGGCAAAAAGCAATGAAGTGAGTGGTATCGTGACCCTTCCCATTAACAAAGAATCATGGGCGATGTCAGGACTGGAATACAAAGGGCATACGGATGCTTTGAGTGATCTTTTGGGCTGCGAAGCGATTATGATGCTCGGATGTGAGGAGATGTTTACCATTTTGTACACGCACCACATTCCACTGCGCGATGTACCGCATGAGATTAAAGCCAAAAAACTCAAACCTTTTTTGCTCAAAGTCTATGAAGAATTAGGCGCTGAGCGTATCGCTGTTTTAGGGCTTAACCCGCACGCAGGCGATCATGGTGTGATTGGGGATGAAGACGCGGAGATCGAAAAAGCAATCTTAAAAGTCAATCATTTTTTAGAACGTGAAGTGTTTGTGGGACCCCTCGTGCCTGACATTGCTTTTTCAAAAAACAATCGTGAGAATTTTACCTATTTTGTCTGTATGTACCACGATCAAGGTCTGATTCCTTTAAAAACGCTCTATTTTGACGAAAGCATCAATGTAAGCCTCAATGCAGGCGTCGTGCGAACATCGGTGGATCATGGAACCGCCTTTGACATCGCTTACAAAGATGGCAATCCTTCGTGCTTAAGCTACATCAACGCCATCAAAGAAGCGGTTAAACTCTCATCTGGGAAAGAACCTCTTTTAACGTTTTAA